The DNA window TGAGGTGGGGAAAAAAATATTCCTAAAATGGCAACTATCTGCCGGTCGGAAATCGAGCGTTGGCAGAGCTtctggcgcgcgcgcgcgcggattAGAAAATCCCATAGACAGGTTCGTGATCATTAGGGGTGATTGGAACCCCTACATATACCAGCCAGTCAAGCTGGACATCACTGTTGGCAATGGTGAACAGACCACATTCTGGCATGAGAGATGGCTCAGTGGCCAGGCGTCAAAAGACATGGGATAGTAATTCTTCAAGTTGGGCATGGCACAACAAGAACCAGACGGTGGCTCTTACCTTGCGACAGAAACAATGGATGAGGGGACTCCGACGCTTGCCACCACATAAGCACTTCACCAATTTGATACCCTGGCAAACGGAAACTGCTCACTTTGGCTCATGCCGCAACAGAAACTGCTCACCGCAGGCAGATCAGACGTGCTCTGTGCCGGTCAGGCAGTCACAACAAGAAAAGGCTCTCCACCTCATGGCAATCTGTCCCTATATGATGGCTGTTTGAGCAGGTTGTTTGGAACCAGATTGAAATCTGCTCGGGAGTCAGGACTGGTCACTCTACAAGGCTTGGCTTCAAACATCAAGAATTGGTTATCAGAGTTGAGGCCCACTGCAAACGTGCCTCAATTCGAACTCCTCTCAACAGCAATCTGTACAGCTTGCAACATCTGAAAGATAATTTGATACGAGTAACATTGCAAGCGTAGGCTGAGCAGCAGTTAAACAATACCATGAATTCATGATACCGCGGCAGTTTAACTTTTAACAGCATTTGTAATGAGCAAAGCAAAGATCCCACATCAAGTTAAAAATTTGGATAGCAGCATGAGCTTAAAATAGTACCATAATCTCAAAAGCATTcaacattctccatgtcaaTGGTAACATCGACTGAGCCATGATTGAAATAAACTTGATATAACAGAAACTTAAGTCCTCTAGACTAGATAACGCCTGAAAAGACGCAAAACATCTCTCATGTGTTGGTTGCCCTGGTGTATATCTGCTGGCTGGAATGAACAGCGACCATCCTTATAAGCCCCCTTGCCATCAGGTCCTTGATGGCCCTCCGTGCCAAGGATCCATTGATCTGTGGGTCAAGAAACAAGCTTTGCCTTATTCACATGATGGtttaagttgatcaatggaCAAGTTCTATGTGGATCGCCTGGCTAAATCACAAGGTAACAAATAGATGCATGATGCACCAAATTTAGCCACAATCGAGACATTTGCAAACACAAAGGGAACTATTGGGCCATGATCATTTACAGTATGCAGAATAGTAATTCCAGCTGGCTATGCACAGTCCCAAGactccaagagcatcatgattAATGGTAAAAGAAAATAACATGAACAATGTCTGTGTTCTGGCAATGGAAATGAGGAAACAAATGGCAAATGCAAAGTACTGCATGCCCATCATGCATTTATCCACAGCATCTACCATGCTAACTCTCAGCTCATGGCGGTAAGTAGTTACCAAAATTCTATTACCAAGTGACAAGCAACAAAAGTCATCACTGCTTTCCAAAAAAAACAGTTAAACATCAAGTTGTACATCCCACGTCCAAATCAGCATGATTCGATTGTTTTAATTTAAATTGCATTAAAACTTGTTTTAGTTCATCACACAACATCTATGCAAAACATACAGCCTAGAAACCAACGCTGCAATTCTGAACTTATCTATGCTAAACATAGAGTAGAAACCGCGCAGAAATGCTCAAGTTACCAATCCAAACTAGATTAGAAACCGACACTGCAAGTGTACATGATGCTACAGTATGTGCCACTAGCTATTTCTGTCCACTCAAAATCACATCATATAAGCTATTATTTGGAGAATTATACTGGCATCCATTCACCTAAACCATATATGCCATAACTACCATGTCGAGGTATATATGCTGTATCGTCAGGAGGACAAGTAAAGCACACAAAGTAGGAAGAGATCCACAGATCCATCAATATGAAGGCTATGTAATATTACCCTGAGGCGCTCGGAGAGGACGGACGGGGTGATCTGCTTGTACTTGGGCACCTCGGAGAGCAGCTTGTCGTAGGTGGCCTGGTCGAAGAGCACCGCGTTGTTGACCTTCTCCTTCTGCTTCCCCTTGctccacttcttcttcttctgcttcccgCCTCCGGACTTGGCCGGcttggacgacggcggcggggccTTGTCCTTCTTCGGGGCCTGCCAGAACAAACGCGACGGTCAGCAACAGCGGAGCAAGCTGCGCGGCCGTGCGGTTGGGTGGAGCGGGGAGGAGCGAGACGTACCatggcggaggtggcggcggcgcgaggcagGCGAGGAGAGCGACGAAGAggagggtgcggcggcggcgggagtcGAGGCAGGTGGGGATGAGCAGCAGGTATATGAGTTGGAGGCTAGGGTTTTCGGCCGTGACGCGTGCTCTCCACCGTCCGATGCGATCGGAGGGCTGGGACTCCGCTTTGGGACTGGATATCCACAACAACACCCTCAAAGGTGAGAATATTACGAAAGAATCACTGTAACCGCTTGGACTGCGCGCAAGCGTAATATGCATAACTATCCCTACATTATCAGTATATTATTACACTGCACCCCTAAAAAGGACTGCATATCGTGACTGTGAATATCTTTCAGAGGGCAAATCTGTAAAAGTAGCCCAGCCCGGCCCTTGTTCACAGAGTGGGTGACACCAGAAGCAGTTCACAGCGACTCATTTCTTTCTTCGGGAGAGGGCAAAGGCTAGAGGAGCGAAGCGGAAGAGCGAGGGAGCGGGTGACGTCACCGTCCTCGAGGGTTTCCCgatcggcggcgatggcggccaggacggcggcgaggttcgTGCAGCGCAGGCTCCTGTCCTCCGGCGGCAAGGTCCTcagcgaggaggagaaggccgccGAGAACGTCTACATCAAGGTCCAGATttctcccctctctccctccctccctccctcactCTAGTGCGGTACTGCGGGCTTCGGTTTCTGATCGTGAACGCGATTCCTGCAAGGCATGTGGGTATGAGAATGGTGATGCGATCTAAGGACTCGCGTCTAGTTCCGAAAGTGTTGGAAATGGCTCGTGATGCGGTCTATCTGTGCGAGCCGCGTGCTTCTGGTGACCTCCGCGCGTGTCGGGACTTGGTTTTTTTTTCTCTAGGGTTTCCTTGTTGTAGTGTAGTTCCAGGTAAAGGAGTGTGCTGGTGACTGGGGTTATGTTTTGGTGCAAACGATTGCTAGTTCCTGACATTGGAATAGTTACATGTGGCCCTGTTGCAGTAGAACATCGAGATATGTGGTTAAATTGTTGATTACCTACCTTGGCCATGCCAATGGTCTTCTTAGTAGTTTTGGTTGAGATTCATGGTACTTGATTGTGTGATGTCTGAAATTGTGGATTGTTAGCTTTTGGAACTTGTTCATGTGCAATTGTTGCATGCAATGACCCACCCTGCTTATGCTTGAGATTGGAAGCATGATGTTCATATGAGCTTGTTTACATTCCTTTATTAATGTTAAGGCCTTAAGATCCCTAATTTTTCTAGCAAAGAAATCATACATGTTACAGTGTTGCAGTTTTTCCATCAGCTATGTTTATTTGCTCCATCTTTTACTGCTGTTAGGGAACACCACTATTTATGTGTGTGTAATTAGGTGATAGAATCACACTTTATGATAGCTTCGGAAATCATGTATGCTAATTTCCTGTTCTATTTTTGTGTGTCTGATCAGTTTCCTGCAGTTGAAAACTAATGTTAAAATGGATGCTTCTTTGTACTGAATCTGGTGGATAAATAAATTGTGAGGGTGTGATCTGCATAAGCATGTTTTCTGGAATCATGGATGTGAACATTGTGACCGTAGCAGGTTTTCACTTGTAGCCTTAAACCATTAAAAATTATACTAATGCTTAGATGATTATACTGCTTGTAATACTTGAGTTTTGATGTGCCCTGCCTACCTGTCTGTGCAAGCTTTGTGCTCATGATGACATCCTCAAGTGTTGCAACTTGGGAGCTTAATCTAGGTTGCCTTGTTATACTGATCAATGTGGTTATGTTATGGTGTGTACTGTATACTGCTATTTGTTAAGAGTCCTGCACCCCTGATCCAGTGACACATCGATTTATGGTGGCTGTCTACCTGTCCATAGTAGTAGGTCCTGTTGGTCATTGTTTCTGGAATCATGAATTCAGAGAAGTTCTAGATGCTTTTCTTTACTTTATATCTGGAGTACTTAACCTAATTTCCTCTGCAGTCTTAGGCGCCGGTGGCATTTATCACACCTAGTCGCCTAGCTTCATAATTATTCTGCAAAGCTTCCACATAATTTCCTTTGGATATGTTGTAGCATAGCAGGTTTTCACTATTAAGTTTTAAGCTGCAGGAGTTATACTCTGCATTGCTACTGCTTAGACAATTGTACTGCCTATTATATTTGGATTTTGATGCCATCTGTTGGTAGGAGTCCCATTACTCATTTGAGGTCTGCTAGTGTTGTCTtgaggattttttttttctaggTTGCCTCCTTATAGTGTAGTTTGAGGAGGCAAGAGTATACTGGTGAATGAGATTATGTCATGGCTGTATACATGTTGTTTGTTAGTGGCATTGACATAGCATTTTTCATCCCTGGTCAAGTAACACACCATTTATTCAAAGTAACACACCATTTTTCAACCATTGCTTTCTGTTTGTGGGCGCACATGTCTTTGAGATACATTCTTATTGATTTTTGCAATCTTGACTGCAATAGTGGGTTGTTTTTTTGCTTCTGGAACTTTGAAGGCCACGAATTTTGTAAGTCCTGTTAGATTGTTTAGTGATTGACTCATAGAAAAGCCTATACATTATTTTCTTCTGAGTTTTGTTCCATCCCGGTATCAACAATCGTGATGTTTGTGTATCATGGCAATTTGTTGGTATATTGCTGCACTGTTGATGCTTGTGATTTGTTTCTGATTATACATTTCATTGCCTGACTGTTTGCAAAACTTCTATTGCACTCTATGAAAGTATTATCAGGTATAGCATGTGAGCTTATAATTTTGTTCTGAGTTCTTTGATCCTATCTAGAGTTAAGTTAGTTTAATCATCTGCTTTTTTGCTTATGTAGAGGAATAGAAGTAGTGATGAGTACATAATTAGGTGATACAATTAGAGTGTTCCAGAAGCTTGAGAATTTCTAGTATGCATGTGAAACTTGTTTATTTGTATGCCTGATCTGTAAGATAGAAATTATCATCGAAGATGACTGCAGAACTGCAGTGAAATACTTGTGCAATAAACTCAATCCAGATAGGCTTGTGTCACATAATGAATTATGGAATTGAATGTTTCACTTAACTGTAAAGTGTTTATACACTGCAGTGCAACGTAAACCTTAAATTTGACATGGTGTGTTAATTGCTCAAGTGGTGTCTGGATAAAAGCTTTTTCATTGCCTCTATGTACCTTTTCTTGGTGTTTATTTCTGACTCTCTTAATACTATTATTGTCTTGATGCTATGATAATAACACCCAGTGAATTGtgttgttactgcagaaaatggAACAAGACAAGCTGGAGAAGCTCGCACGCAAGGTATGAAACACACAGTATCTCTCTATGCATTAAATTAGGCAGCATTCCTTTCGTGCACCATCATAACCTTCTGTTTGTTGATGTATTTTGCGGGGAATCATGAATTCTTTTATATGGAATTATGAATGTATGAATTCTTTTACTTGGAATCATGAATGCTTCACTGGTATATATGTCTTTGGCTATGTTTGTCCTTCCATGCTAAGTATAGGAACACTATATTTGTTTTGGTGCTGGAGGTTAGGAAGTCATGATAAAACTGTTTGTCGCTCTTACACAAGATGTAACATGATTTCAGGGTCCCAGCTCAGGAGAGCAAGCTTCATCAACCACAAGCTCTGCAGCAAGTGACGTGAAGGCTGCGGGCGGGCCAACAGAGTCAGCATCTGCGGGTGTGTCGACTGACAAGAACAGGAACTACGCTGTCTTGGCAGGCACAATTGCTGCCCTGGGTGGCCTGGGTTGGTATCTCTTGTCAAAGCCTAAGAAGTCGGAGGAGGTTGTGGACTGAAGGGGGGTTGTGAATGGGATCTGCGGACAGTCTGCCTCATCAGTTTCACCCTGGTTTACTTTCTGCGCATAGACCTGCACCTTCTTCATGGAAATAATTGTTGAAATGTACTCTGCACTACTTGTTCTGAGGCGGCATCATCGAACTTGACAAGTCGAACTGTTGTATGACGATCTACTACATCGTTGCTGAAGAGGTTTTTGGGTACTGCTGTTTCGAATGCGTGGAACCTGTTGGCTCTTGTCTTTAATCAGCAGTTCAGCACATACATGCCTTAGTGCATTCTGTGATGCTGAATGCGAATTGACATAATACATGCGTTGTCATTTGCCTCGGTTTTGCCCGAATGATCATATCTTCCAAATACCATTTCTGTAAGAATACAATGGTTATATATTGACACTAGGATTTCTGTACTGGGATACCGTAATTGAAGTTGCCCCATGTACGTATACGCACAGCAGATACTGTGCATAGTTCGCGTAGCGCGTACTGCAAATCTGGAAGAGCAGTCGCAACATAAAACAAAAGACAATCGTAGCAAGCTCTTTAACGTAGAAATTAAATGGAGCTGTCTAGATGACTAGGGGGGCATCGATAAACTAATGACAGCCATGAAAGGCTGAAACAAAACCATACTGCTTGCTTCACACAAGTATGCTGCTAACACTACACATAGCAGCATTTACAGAAATTACCGTTTTAATCAAAAAAAACTTGCCTGCCAAAACTGATGCAATGAAGTGGGCATACATGCCACCGAACCAACAGCGAAAACACGTGAACCATTTCTAGGTGCGATGAAGTGGGCATGGGGCACACAAGCTCTTGAGCTACTTATGTGAGCCAATTAAAAGCTACAGCTATCTGCTTGGAATATAAGTTTAGAATATAAGAATCTACTACCATTCTAGATGATACGTAGTCTGCTTTCATTCTCTCTCTTTAAATTAGATGATAATTAACTTCATAGGAAAGGTTTGGAAATTACCTTTTTTACGGATGGTTGAAGTAAATCCTAAAACTGCCCAATGAAAAACTACAAAAAGAAAGGGAGACTCTGAGGTCAGTGATAGTTCAATGAACCAGACTAGATTCATTCTCTAGTTCTTAGATAGGAACAGTATATTCATCTCTGATCCAAGCCTGATCTTATTCCAAATGTACATGGCTAAACTGGATCATACAGATTTCTATGCAGTATAACTCCAAACAGGCCAAGAGAACATTATACACATAGTTAGGCTCTAACTTTAGAAGAGAGCACACGGAACATATCACTCCGAGAGACATGCCTAAGAAGCTACAATTAAAAACTTTTTGACAATTCTGTGTGAGATCACGACGTTTGTTCCTTATTTCTTTGAATGTCAGATTCCCATGGACAATATAAAGGAGGTTCCTTGATCATCCAGCATTTGTAATCCTTGCACGCATACTGTTACCAAGTTCTTTCCTCTTTCACAGAGGGTAAACCTGGTAGCACCAATTTCCCTGTGGCCACTTTCCTATATCAATCAAAGCAAAATTTATTTGCACGTGATATTTTCCTGATTCTAGAAAAACCAGCAGTTCACATGGTGTGTAAGTGGCAAGCAAAATGTACAGGACAAATGTGCATGAATGCTTGCAGAAATGAAAGCTGGGTTGGATGGGCCATCTCACTTGGATCAATGGACTAAATGAATGTATGATGGGGCAACAAAATGAAATAGGAGCAGTATCAGTTAGCACACTGTACACGGCATAAATGCACGATGGTAGCTAGTCTTATTCAAGCATGTGGATGAATGATTGGATCAGTATTTATTATGATGATGCAAGacagcaattcaaatccaattaCGTGTAGGTTAGGTTGGAATGTGCTACTGAAACTGCCCGTTGTCCTTTTCCAGCATGTTCTTCACACCACATGAGCGCAAAAATGGTACTAGGGTTTTGCTGCTGATGCAACATTGACTGTGAAGTGAAGCGGACAGTGAGGTGGCAATTCCTCAAAAATTTCCTTTACCAAATTACTTGCAGTAAATTTTTCCCATCCTCCTCATATGTGCTGGGTCTATAAATTTTCCACCTTGGCCTTCCTTCTCATCACAACCACTCAAAGCTCTTACTAGTGAGCAACTGCAGTGCAGAGAGTGAGAGATGGCAACATCAACACAGATCATGAACCCCAGCACTGAGGTTCTTGAGACTGCAGTGACCTCAGTGTTCCAGCCAGGGAAGCTTGCGGTCGAGGTGATTCCAGTGGATCATGACACAAATCCAACACCACCAATCCCGATCTTGATTGCATCTCCCAAAGATGCAGGAACATACCCTGTTGCCATACTCCTGCATGGTT is part of the Panicum hallii strain FIL2 chromosome 2, PHallii_v3.1, whole genome shotgun sequence genome and encodes:
- the LOC112880279 gene encoding uncharacterized protein At2g27730, mitochondrial → MAARTAARFVQRRLLSSGGKVLSEEEKAAENVYIKKMEQDKLEKLARKGPSSGEQASSTTSSAASDVKAAGGPTESASAGVSTDKNRNYAVLAGTIAALGGLGWYLLSKPKKSEEVVD
- the LOC112880280 gene encoding 40S ribosomal protein S25-4, with the protein product MAPKKDKAPPPSSKPAKSGGGKQKKKKWSKGKQKEKVNNAVLFDQATYDKLLSEVPKYKQITPSVLSERLRINGSLARRAIKDLMARGLIRMVAVHSSQQIYTRATNT